From the Quadrisphaera sp. RL12-1S genome, one window contains:
- a CDS encoding DUF427 domain-containing protein: protein MSRHPVADPAGPGQESVWDYPRPPAVSPSPKRVVVAFSDDDGGGVLAETTGAVRVLETSHPPTWYLPRAGVDAARLRPSAATQTTCEFKGRATYWDVLTPRGEVLEAAAWSYETPSRGFEAIAGMLSLRPGRLVCSVDGEVARPQEGGFYAGWITDDVVGPFKGGPGTWGW from the coding sequence GTGAGCAGGCACCCCGTCGCCGATCCCGCCGGACCCGGCCAGGAGTCCGTCTGGGACTACCCGCGCCCGCCGGCCGTCTCGCCGTCGCCGAAGCGGGTGGTGGTGGCGTTCTCGGACGACGACGGCGGGGGAGTCCTCGCCGAGACCACCGGCGCGGTGCGCGTGCTGGAGACCAGCCACCCGCCCACGTGGTACCTGCCGCGCGCCGGTGTCGACGCCGCCCGCCTGCGCCCCAGCGCCGCCACGCAGACCACGTGCGAGTTCAAGGGCCGCGCCACGTACTGGGACGTCCTGACGCCCCGCGGTGAGGTGCTCGAGGCGGCCGCCTGGAGCTACGAGACCCCGTCGCGCGGGTTCGAGGCCATCGCCGGGATGCTCTCGCTGCGCCCGGGCCGCCTGGTGTGCTCCGTCGACGGCGAGGTGGCCCGTCCGCAGGAGGGCGGCTTCTACGCCGGCTGGATCACCGACGACGTCGTCGGTCCCTTCAAGGGCGGTCCCGGCACCTGGGGCTGGTGA
- a CDS encoding UDP-glucose dehydrogenase family protein, producing MVGLGYLGAVHAACMAELGHDVVGYDIDQAKLDALAAGRAPFFEPGLPELLTRVSAGEADGAIAFTTEVSDLKACEVVFVCVGTPQRKGELAADTTYVQRAFASLADVVEGPALLVGKSTVPVGTAARLADDLAESAPHLELAWNPEFLREGHAVTDTLSPDRFVLGVTSERAEALLRRVYARPIAAGTPVLVADYPTAELVKTAANAFLATKISFINAMAEVCEAAGGDVKVLADAIGHDDRIGRKFLSAGVGFGGGCLPKDIRAFMARAGELGADQALTFLREVDAINMRRRSKVVDLAREACGGSFIGRKIAVLGAAFKPHSDDVRDSPAISIAAMARLQGADVVVTDPEAVANAQRLWGDLTYSEDADEALRGADVVLLLTEWPQYVQLDPAHVASLTRGRQVIDGRNVLDPAAWRAAGFTYRALGRPGA from the coding sequence GTGGTGGGCCTGGGCTACCTCGGCGCCGTGCACGCCGCGTGCATGGCCGAGCTGGGCCACGACGTCGTCGGGTACGACATCGACCAGGCCAAGCTCGACGCCCTCGCCGCCGGCCGCGCGCCGTTCTTCGAGCCGGGCCTGCCCGAGCTGCTGACCCGGGTCAGCGCCGGCGAGGCCGACGGCGCCATCGCCTTCACCACCGAGGTCTCCGACCTCAAGGCCTGCGAAGTCGTCTTCGTCTGCGTGGGCACCCCCCAGCGCAAGGGCGAGCTGGCCGCGGACACCACCTACGTACAGCGCGCCTTCGCCTCCCTCGCCGACGTCGTCGAGGGCCCGGCGCTGCTGGTGGGCAAGTCCACCGTGCCGGTGGGCACCGCCGCCCGGCTCGCCGACGACCTCGCCGAGAGCGCCCCGCACCTGGAGCTGGCCTGGAACCCCGAGTTCCTGCGCGAGGGGCACGCCGTCACCGACACCCTGTCCCCCGACCGCTTCGTGCTGGGGGTGACCAGCGAGCGCGCCGAGGCGCTGCTCCGCCGCGTCTACGCCCGACCGATCGCCGCCGGGACGCCGGTGCTCGTCGCGGACTACCCCACCGCCGAGCTGGTCAAGACCGCCGCCAACGCCTTCCTCGCCACCAAGATCTCCTTCATCAACGCCATGGCCGAGGTCTGCGAGGCGGCCGGTGGTGACGTGAAGGTGCTGGCCGACGCCATCGGCCACGACGACCGGATCGGGCGCAAGTTCCTCTCCGCCGGCGTGGGCTTCGGCGGCGGCTGCCTGCCCAAGGACATCCGCGCCTTCATGGCCCGCGCCGGGGAGCTGGGCGCGGACCAGGCGCTGACGTTCCTGCGGGAGGTCGACGCGATCAACATGCGGCGGCGCTCCAAGGTCGTCGACCTGGCCCGCGAGGCCTGCGGCGGCTCCTTCATCGGCCGCAAGATCGCCGTCCTCGGCGCGGCGTTCAAGCCCCACAGCGACGACGTGCGCGACTCCCCCGCCATCTCCATCGCCGCCATGGCCCGCCTTCAGGGCGCTGACGTGGTGGTCACCGACCCCGAGGCCGTGGCCAACGCCCAGCGCCTGTGGGGGGACCTCACGTACAGCGAGGACGCCGACGAGGCGCTGCGCGGTGCCGACGTGGTCCTGCTGCTCACCGAGTGGCCGCAGTACGTGCAGCTGGACCCGGCGCACGTGGCGTCCCTGACGCGGGGGCGCCAGGTCATCGACGGTCGCAACGTGCTCGACCCCGCCGCGTGGCGCGCCGCCGGGTTCACCTACCGCGCGCTGGGCCGCCCGGGCGCCTGA
- a CDS encoding serine/threonine-protein kinase, whose translation MSGTGPPASSGGWGTPLLDADPRRLGPYRLTRRLGSGGMATVYLGEDDDGRAAAVKVVRADLSADPDFAARLVREVRVLSGIASASVARVLGADPSGDPAWLAVEFVPGPSLAAAVRDTGPLELADWSVLAVRLLRAVAALHAAGVVHRDLTPGNVVLGPDGPTIIDFGIALADTSTRVTSTGRSIGTPGWMAPEQLQGHRVGSAADVYSAGCLLAHAATGRPPHGTGTRQEVTHRVLQSPVDVAGLPALVQRFVGELTAKDPAERPTAERAAQRWLEVSELLTTATTTSATLLWPAGAATAVEPRPAAAAAGGGGEEPRPRQRWTRAALVAAPTALVALGAGLLVGHQLPGSGAQVPTGGATSAPASSAGPSGGPSASPGGSQTPGGVVTQLPALPSDDPTSQEALQARQEAARRADHPFPGGVLRVRDVFPAENGPARLQADVTADFGRTFDGGYRLDVVLPGMGGTSTRFSTCLDVEGGQTTGEELTAVTDTAGDRWTSVRVQLVADPTCPPGRSGA comes from the coding sequence GTGAGCGGGACGGGACCGCCCGCCTCCTCCGGCGGGTGGGGGACGCCGCTGCTGGACGCCGACCCCCGCAGGCTGGGGCCCTACCGGCTGACGCGCCGCCTGGGCAGCGGCGGCATGGCCACCGTCTACCTGGGCGAGGACGACGACGGTCGCGCGGCGGCGGTCAAGGTGGTGCGGGCCGACCTCTCGGCGGACCCGGACTTCGCGGCCCGGCTGGTGCGCGAGGTCCGCGTGCTCTCGGGGATCGCGTCCGCGTCCGTGGCGCGCGTGCTGGGTGCGGACCCGTCAGGTGACCCGGCGTGGCTGGCCGTGGAGTTCGTGCCGGGCCCCTCCCTCGCCGCGGCGGTGCGGGACACCGGCCCGCTGGAGCTCGCCGACTGGTCCGTGCTGGCCGTCCGGCTGCTCCGCGCCGTGGCTGCCCTGCACGCAGCGGGCGTGGTGCACCGCGACCTCACGCCCGGCAACGTGGTCCTCGGACCGGACGGCCCCACGATCATCGACTTCGGCATCGCCCTGGCGGACACCTCCACGCGGGTCACGAGCACCGGGCGGTCGATCGGCACCCCGGGCTGGATGGCCCCGGAGCAGCTGCAGGGCCACCGGGTGGGCAGCGCCGCCGACGTGTACAGCGCCGGCTGCCTGCTGGCGCACGCCGCCACCGGGCGCCCGCCCCACGGGACCGGCACCCGCCAGGAGGTCACCCACCGGGTGCTGCAGTCCCCCGTGGACGTGGCGGGGCTCCCCGCGCTGGTGCAGCGCTTCGTGGGCGAGCTCACGGCCAAGGACCCCGCCGAGCGTCCGACCGCCGAGCGGGCGGCCCAGCGCTGGCTGGAGGTCTCCGAGCTGCTCACCACCGCGACGACCACGTCGGCCACCCTCCTGTGGCCCGCGGGGGCGGCCACGGCGGTCGAGCCGCGCCCAGCCGCCGCTGCTGCCGGTGGCGGTGGCGAGGAGCCCCGTCCGCGGCAGCGGTGGACCCGCGCCGCGCTGGTGGCGGCCCCCACCGCCCTGGTGGCGCTGGGGGCCGGGCTGCTGGTCGGGCACCAGCTGCCGGGGAGCGGTGCGCAGGTGCCGACGGGCGGCGCCACCTCGGCGCCCGCCTCCAGCGCGGGGCCCAGCGGTGGGCCCAGCGCGAGCCCGGGCGGGAGCCAGACCCCGGGCGGCGTCGTCACGCAGCTGCCGGCGCTGCCCTCTGACGACCCCACCTCCCAGGAGGCGCTCCAGGCCCGCCAGGAGGCCGCGCGGCGGGCAGACCACCCCTTCCCCGGCGGGGTGCTGCGGGTGCGGGACGTCTTCCCGGCGGAGAACGGCCCGGCCCGGCTGCAGGCGGACGTCACCGCGGACTTCGGCCGCACCTTCGACGGCGGCTACCGCCTCGACGTGGTGCTCCCCGGGATGGGGGGCACGTCCACGAGGTTCAGCACCTGCCTGGACGTGGAGGGCGGCCAGACCACCGGTGAGGAGCTCACCGCCGTCACCGACACCGCCGGTGACCGCTGGACGTCGGTGCGGGTCCAGCTGGTGGCGGACCCGACGTGCCCGCCCGGGCGGTCCGGCGCCTGA
- a CDS encoding glycosyltransferase, with product MTDQRWTVVHDFAYVHAGAERVTQVLANRVVPGAPLLAIGGRSSVLDGMGIDGGWRTVVPADRMAESTYRSLAPLYPALLRRRRPLEGDAICSSYAFAHLVPVRGRRVVYCHTPLRQVWSGYDSYSAHASRVQRTLLEAVARRLRASDLAGARSAAAYIASSRAVADRIHRYYGRTAPVISPPIDTAVFHPGTGVDTEHPYYLWVGRIVEPYKRLEMTIEAFRGSPHRLVVAGEGRDRARLEASAPANVEFRGWQRDHELAALYRGAQAVIFPSEDDFGLVPVESMACGTPSVALAAGGAAETVAEGETGTFFTEQRPEHLRRALDRAAAHGWDRNAIAARGRRHGTDAFVAAVRQVLASLPDDGRSGATAPITVDLRSPRPAEPHRTGRGGRAARSQEVLP from the coding sequence ATGACCGACCAGCGGTGGACCGTGGTCCACGACTTCGCCTACGTCCACGCCGGCGCCGAGCGCGTCACGCAGGTGCTGGCCAACCGCGTGGTGCCGGGGGCGCCCCTGCTCGCCATCGGCGGGCGCAGCAGCGTGCTCGACGGGATGGGCATCGACGGGGGGTGGCGCACCGTCGTCCCCGCGGACCGGATGGCCGAGTCGACCTACCGGTCGCTGGCGCCGCTGTACCCGGCGCTGCTGCGCCGCCGGCGCCCCCTCGAGGGGGACGCCATCTGCTCCAGCTACGCCTTCGCGCACCTCGTGCCGGTGCGAGGCCGCCGGGTCGTCTACTGCCACACGCCGCTGCGGCAGGTGTGGAGCGGCTACGACAGCTACTCCGCCCACGCCTCGCGCGTGCAGCGCACCCTCCTGGAGGCCGTGGCCCGCCGGCTGCGCGCCAGCGACCTCGCCGGCGCGCGGTCAGCCGCCGCGTACATCGCCTCCAGCCGGGCCGTGGCCGACCGCATCCACCGCTACTACGGGCGCACCGCGCCCGTCATCAGCCCGCCCATCGACACCGCCGTCTTCCACCCCGGCACGGGAGTCGACACCGAGCACCCGTACTACCTGTGGGTCGGTCGCATCGTCGAGCCCTACAAGCGGCTCGAGATGACCATCGAGGCCTTCCGCGGGTCTCCGCACCGCCTGGTCGTGGCCGGCGAGGGCCGTGACCGGGCGCGCCTGGAGGCCTCCGCCCCGGCCAACGTGGAGTTCCGGGGCTGGCAGCGCGACCACGAGCTGGCCGCCCTCTACCGCGGCGCCCAGGCGGTCATCTTCCCCAGCGAGGACGACTTCGGGCTGGTCCCGGTGGAGAGCATGGCCTGCGGGACCCCGAGCGTGGCCCTGGCCGCCGGGGGCGCCGCCGAGACGGTGGCCGAGGGGGAGACGGGCACCTTCTTCACCGAGCAGCGCCCCGAGCACCTGCGCCGCGCCCTGGACCGGGCCGCCGCGCACGGGTGGGACCGGAACGCCATCGCCGCCCGCGGCCGCCGGCACGGCACGGACGCGTTCGTCGCCGCCGTCCGCCAGGTCCTGGCCTCGCTGCCGGACGATGGGCGCAGCGGCGCCACCGCGCCGATCACCGTCGACCTGAGGTCTCCGCGCCCCGCCGAGCCCCACCGCACCGGGCGTGGCGGCCGAGCCGCCCGCTCCCAGGAGGTCCTCCCGTGA
- a CDS encoding glycosyltransferase: protein MTYQRLNVAVLTHSAALSGAELSLLRLLPSVEAARVVLVLGEDGPLVEQARGAGLQVEVVPLARASGDLRRDALDARRLPLRAALGVLVHVVVLSRHLRRLGVDVVHTSSNKAHLYGGVAARLARRPHLWHAHDRTAPEFMPAAAVAVVRAAARWLPRLVVANSRSTLASLPGARTPRSTSPVLANPVDLEAFSVVLEQRRLRAATAATAATGEPAPELVVGMVGRLSPWKGQDLFLRAFAEAFGQDPAVRGVVLGSALFGEDEYARSLHDLADELGLAGRVRFAGFVRDVPGALAELDVLVHASVIPEPFGQVVVEGMAAGLAVVASREGGPAEIVTDGVDGLLFTPRDVSSLAGALRRLRHDRDLRAALGGAAARRSADFAAAPIARQLEAVYDECAGGRRSRRSSR, encoded by the coding sequence GTGACCTACCAGCGGCTGAACGTCGCCGTGCTCACGCACAGCGCGGCGCTGTCCGGCGCCGAGCTGTCCCTGCTGCGGCTCCTCCCCAGCGTCGAGGCGGCCCGCGTGGTGCTCGTCCTCGGGGAGGACGGGCCGCTGGTGGAGCAGGCGCGCGGCGCGGGCCTCCAGGTCGAGGTGGTGCCCCTGGCGCGCGCCAGCGGCGACCTCCGGCGTGACGCGCTCGACGCGCGGCGGCTGCCGCTGCGAGCGGCGCTGGGCGTGCTGGTGCACGTGGTGGTGCTCTCGCGCCACCTGCGCCGCCTCGGCGTGGACGTGGTGCACACCAGCTCGAACAAGGCCCACCTCTACGGCGGGGTGGCCGCGCGCCTGGCCCGCCGTCCCCACCTCTGGCACGCCCACGACCGCACCGCCCCCGAGTTCATGCCCGCCGCCGCCGTCGCGGTGGTCCGCGCCGCCGCGCGCTGGCTGCCGCGGCTGGTGGTGGCCAACTCCCGCTCCACGCTGGCCTCCCTGCCGGGTGCGCGCACGCCGCGCAGCACCTCGCCCGTGCTGGCCAACCCGGTCGACCTCGAGGCGTTCTCCGTGGTGCTCGAGCAGCGCCGCCTGCGCGCTGCCACCGCTGCCACCGCTGCCACCGGCGAGCCGGCGCCGGAGCTCGTGGTCGGCATGGTCGGGCGCCTGTCCCCCTGGAAGGGGCAGGACCTCTTCCTGCGGGCGTTCGCCGAGGCGTTCGGGCAGGACCCGGCCGTGCGCGGCGTCGTGCTGGGCTCGGCGCTGTTCGGCGAGGACGAGTACGCCCGGTCCCTGCACGATCTGGCTGACGAGCTGGGCCTGGCCGGGCGCGTGCGCTTCGCCGGCTTCGTGCGGGATGTGCCGGGGGCTCTGGCGGAGCTGGACGTCCTGGTGCACGCTTCGGTCATCCCCGAGCCCTTCGGCCAGGTCGTGGTGGAGGGGATGGCGGCCGGCCTCGCGGTGGTCGCCTCCCGGGAGGGTGGTCCCGCCGAGATCGTCACGGACGGCGTGGACGGCCTGCTCTTCACGCCGCGGGACGTGAGCTCGCTGGCGGGAGCCCTGCGGCGCCTGCGCCACGACCGGGACCTGAGGGCCGCGCTGGGAGGTGCGGCCGCCCGGCGCAGCGCCGACTTCGCCGCCGCACCCATCGCCCGCCAGTTGGAAGCCGTGTACGACGAGTGCGCCGGGGGGCGTCGCTCACGGAGGAGCAGCAGATGA
- a CDS encoding cell wall-binding repeat-containing protein, whose translation MRARTTTAALSALVALAAGSLGVVLDSRSAAPGPSAPATTSAVTAAADASVPVETTPAADFVDSVGVNAHWHFTDTPYVAQYARVKQMIVDAGITRVRGDADRAADLFASGVRTTAVIDVAGGPDPARQVAALAPAAASGAVTAVEGPNEGDLFWTKNGTTYRGQPFPAGVVAWQKDLYAAVQALPAAGRPDVIAPSLGGTYWDGSQPYGTGTFTGSADYGSFHPYPGPNTHTAPTPYAGLDRYYWQSDFPSIALDRYPWNFVNNRPPYGDMPMVATETGYSTYRFGPSEVVQGRYTPRLFLEDYRLGIPQTYAYEFLDKYSDPGGGEREAHFGLVRHDLTPKPAYYAVQSLLRVMADSGTPGAAGAAETPEARIAVTPPAGYDPAQLHHVAVRKSDGTLVVALWHEVTADDASGPSKDPQQPVRQVEQPPMDVTVTLSSGADRATVQTIDDAGHLQDTSARLSGGSLGFSVPDRVTFLTVPPSGGTDPAPAVRVAGDDRVATSVAVSQDQASVTGTERAPAAVLAVSDDFPDAVAGGALARSVGGPLLLTPRGQLDDRVARELQRRVDPGGTVHLVGGQSALGAGVADAVARLGLQVDRVAGADRYATAAALRRAVGARPSCDLVLASGTDFPDAASAAGLVTPQRPLLLTRGARLPSATGDVLRECAASGGGAVTAVGGPAASALESAGALPGVTVRVLRGADRYATAAKVLATAGCAGGSSRLVLTSGEAFPDAAVGATYGWPVLLTPSRRIPSDVLTGLSSCGGVSRLTVVGGSSAVTRAVVVDAVGALAR comes from the coding sequence GTGCGCGCTCGCACGACGACCGCTGCGCTCAGCGCGCTGGTCGCCCTCGCTGCGGGGTCCCTCGGCGTGGTGCTCGACAGCCGCTCGGCGGCCCCGGGACCGTCCGCGCCCGCCACCACCTCCGCCGTCACGGCCGCGGCGGACGCCTCGGTGCCGGTCGAGACCACCCCCGCCGCCGACTTCGTGGACTCGGTGGGCGTCAACGCGCACTGGCACTTCACCGACACCCCGTACGTGGCGCAGTACGCCCGCGTGAAGCAGATGATCGTGGACGCCGGCATCACGCGCGTGCGGGGAGACGCCGACCGCGCCGCGGACCTGTTCGCCTCCGGTGTGCGCACCACGGCCGTCATCGACGTCGCCGGGGGCCCCGACCCCGCCCGCCAGGTGGCGGCGCTGGCACCTGCCGCGGCCAGCGGCGCCGTCACGGCGGTGGAGGGTCCCAACGAGGGGGACCTGTTCTGGACCAAGAACGGGACCACGTACCGCGGCCAGCCGTTCCCCGCCGGCGTGGTCGCCTGGCAGAAGGACCTCTACGCCGCGGTGCAGGCCCTGCCCGCCGCCGGGCGCCCCGACGTCATCGCCCCCAGCCTGGGTGGCACCTACTGGGACGGCTCCCAGCCCTACGGCACGGGCACCTTCACGGGCTCGGCCGACTACGGCAGCTTCCACCCCTACCCGGGGCCCAACACGCACACGGCCCCCACGCCGTACGCGGGGCTCGACAGGTACTACTGGCAGTCGGACTTCCCGTCGATCGCCCTGGACAGGTACCCGTGGAACTTCGTCAACAACCGGCCGCCCTACGGCGACATGCCGATGGTCGCCACCGAGACCGGCTACTCGACGTACCGCTTCGGGCCGTCCGAGGTGGTCCAGGGCCGCTACACGCCGCGCCTGTTCCTCGAGGACTACCGCCTCGGCATCCCGCAGACGTACGCCTACGAGTTCCTGGACAAGTACTCCGACCCGGGCGGTGGTGAGCGCGAGGCCCACTTCGGGCTGGTGCGCCACGACCTGACGCCCAAACCCGCCTACTACGCCGTGCAGTCGCTCCTGCGGGTCATGGCCGACTCGGGCACCCCGGGCGCCGCGGGCGCCGCCGAGACGCCGGAGGCGCGCATCGCGGTGACGCCGCCCGCCGGGTACGACCCGGCGCAGCTGCACCACGTGGCGGTGCGCAAGAGCGACGGCACCCTCGTGGTCGCGCTGTGGCACGAGGTGACCGCGGACGACGCCAGCGGGCCGAGCAAGGACCCCCAGCAGCCGGTCCGGCAGGTCGAGCAGCCCCCGATGGACGTCACGGTCACCCTGAGCAGCGGGGCTGACCGCGCGACGGTGCAGACGATCGACGACGCCGGCCACCTGCAGGACACCTCGGCCCGCCTCAGCGGCGGCTCGCTGGGCTTCTCGGTGCCCGACCGCGTCACCTTCCTCACCGTGCCCCCGAGCGGCGGGACCGACCCCGCCCCGGCGGTGCGGGTGGCCGGCGACGACCGCGTGGCCACGTCCGTGGCGGTCTCGCAGGACCAGGCCTCCGTGACCGGGACCGAGCGCGCCCCGGCGGCCGTGCTGGCCGTCAGCGACGACTTCCCCGACGCCGTGGCCGGTGGTGCGCTGGCCCGGTCGGTGGGCGGGCCGCTGCTGCTGACGCCCCGGGGACAGCTGGACGACCGCGTGGCGCGCGAGCTGCAGCGCCGGGTCGACCCCGGCGGCACGGTGCACCTGGTGGGTGGTCAGAGCGCCCTCGGCGCGGGCGTCGCGGACGCGGTGGCGCGGCTGGGCCTGCAGGTGGACCGGGTGGCGGGCGCCGACCGCTACGCCACCGCGGCGGCGCTGCGCCGGGCGGTGGGGGCGCGTCCCAGCTGCGACCTGGTGCTCGCCAGCGGCACGGACTTCCCCGACGCGGCCTCCGCCGCCGGGCTGGTGACGCCCCAGCGGCCGCTGCTGCTGACCCGCGGGGCGCGCCTGCCGTCAGCCACCGGAGACGTCCTGCGCGAGTGCGCAGCCTCCGGCGGCGGCGCGGTGACCGCCGTGGGCGGCCCCGCGGCGTCCGCCCTGGAGTCGGCCGGGGCGCTCCCGGGGGTCACCGTCCGGGTGCTGCGGGGCGCGGACCGCTACGCCACGGCCGCGAAGGTGCTCGCCACCGCCGGCTGCGCGGGGGGCTCCTCGCGCCTGGTGCTCACCAGCGGCGAGGCGTTCCCCGACGCCGCCGTCGGCGCGACCTACGGGTGGCCGGTGCTGCTGACCCCCTCGCGGAGGATCCCGTCCGACGTCCTCACGGGCCTGTCGAGCTGCGGTGGCGTGAGCCGGCTCACAGTGGTCGGGGGTTCGTCCGCCGTCACGAGGGCCGTCGTGGTGGATGCTGTGGGAGCCCTCGCGCGCTGA
- a CDS encoding glycosyltransferase family 4 protein — MLRVAALLSCDTFEDFYEDGLGWTREDYLARYRNDWAWEYARQLREQGVELLLYAATRGRPAAVTTEDGFRVRFVRARPGWVRVNRALGPVIRTAPLRWASEAGWGLAVRRDLLRLLAEDDVDVLYLQEYWTGRFDVLSRLPLPVVGADHGGTAHHQLTLLKRRSFRRAAALTSQTAQEVASAARFGARPVLLANGVDTAFFSPGPGGAQAPRERRLLHVARLVDHHKRTTTVVRALAHLPGWHLDVVGSGPDEQLVRDVVRAEGLEGRVVLHGFVTDRERLRDLHRGAAALVQPSSHEARLLAALEAMACGTPCVLSDIPVFRDLVDDGVDGALCTEATPEGVAAAVRRVEQGGAAVRSAALARVRGSASWSAVAPQLADLLRSVA; from the coding sequence GTGCTGCGCGTTGCTGCCCTGCTGAGCTGCGACACCTTCGAGGACTTCTACGAGGACGGGCTCGGCTGGACCCGCGAGGACTACCTCGCGCGCTACCGCAACGACTGGGCCTGGGAGTACGCGCGCCAGCTGCGCGAGCAGGGCGTGGAGCTGCTGCTGTACGCGGCCACCCGCGGCCGTCCCGCCGCGGTGACCACCGAGGACGGCTTCCGGGTGCGCTTCGTGCGCGCGCGGCCGGGGTGGGTGCGGGTCAACCGCGCTCTCGGGCCGGTCATCCGGACCGCGCCGCTGCGCTGGGCGTCCGAGGCCGGCTGGGGGCTGGCGGTGCGCCGAGACCTGCTCCGCCTGCTGGCGGAGGACGACGTCGACGTGCTCTACCTCCAGGAGTACTGGACGGGGCGGTTCGACGTGCTCAGCCGCCTCCCCCTGCCCGTGGTGGGCGCGGACCACGGCGGCACCGCGCACCACCAGCTGACGCTGCTCAAGCGGCGCTCGTTCCGGCGCGCGGCCGCCCTGACCTCGCAGACGGCGCAGGAGGTGGCGAGCGCGGCGCGCTTCGGCGCCCGGCCGGTGCTGCTCGCCAACGGCGTGGACACCGCCTTCTTCTCCCCCGGCCCCGGGGGCGCGCAGGCCCCGCGGGAGCGCCGGCTGCTGCACGTGGCCCGCCTGGTGGACCACCACAAGCGGACGACGACGGTGGTGCGCGCGCTCGCCCACCTGCCCGGCTGGCACCTCGACGTGGTGGGCAGCGGCCCGGACGAGCAGCTCGTGCGCGACGTCGTGCGGGCCGAGGGACTGGAAGGCCGCGTGGTGCTGCACGGCTTCGTCACCGACCGCGAGCGCCTGCGCGACCTGCACCGGGGGGCCGCCGCCCTGGTGCAGCCCTCCAGCCACGAGGCGCGGCTGCTGGCGGCGCTGGAGGCCATGGCGTGCGGGACCCCGTGCGTGCTCTCCGACATCCCCGTCTTCCGCGACCTGGTCGACGACGGCGTGGACGGCGCCCTGTGCACCGAGGCCACGCCGGAGGGGGTGGCCGCGGCGGTCCGCCGGGTCGAGCAGGGGGGCGCCGCGGTCCGCTCGGCGGCGCTGGCGCGGGTGCGGGGCAGCGCCTCGTGGTCGGCGGTGGCGCCGCAGCTGGCCGACCTGCTGCGGAGCGTCGCGTGA
- a CDS encoding lipopolysaccharide biosynthesis protein: MSGARPVGDVPSVPPPDPVPVEGAEDVEGAEEVAARPGPRARGSAHAVITTILANFALPASAIITAPILARALGPDDRGVLVAVCAPVNLAVLLLAAGQWDASSFFGADRSRTTRAVLLRSGAISAAAAVVGVVGLLLLGPVLLRQHPGTMALYTGLVLLLLVYMPANTVRGLVLGRGDFGALNLEKWSAVGTRLVLIVVLALTGSLTVGSAAWVTQGTVALAVLALLVSFRRGGRGRAAPGAHRTTTLREVASYGSRVWVGGLSVVLIYRADQVIMTPLTAAAQLGYYSVAVAVAEVPTAAFAALRDIAFSRTASRSADDFIPRSCRLAVLLGIPCVAVAVLAAPLLVRVVFGADFGPAAPMMQVLLVASLPAGLASVCGAGLNALDRPGTLSAVQAGVAVLNVALTFALVPSMGGMGAAVATLVAFAVLTGVTLGLYCRLSHHRVGELLVPRADDARALVALLRRAPA; the protein is encoded by the coding sequence GTGAGCGGCGCCCGCCCCGTGGGCGACGTCCCCTCGGTCCCGCCGCCCGACCCGGTCCCCGTCGAGGGGGCGGAGGACGTGGAGGGGGCGGAGGAGGTCGCGGCGCGGCCGGGCCCCCGGGCCCGTGGGTCCGCGCACGCCGTCATCACGACCATCCTCGCCAACTTCGCGCTGCCGGCGTCGGCGATCATCACCGCGCCGATCCTCGCGCGGGCGCTGGGCCCTGACGACCGCGGCGTGCTGGTGGCGGTCTGCGCGCCGGTGAACCTCGCGGTGCTGCTGCTGGCCGCCGGCCAGTGGGACGCCAGCTCCTTCTTCGGCGCCGACCGCTCGCGCACGACGCGCGCGGTCCTGCTGCGCTCGGGGGCCATCAGCGCCGCCGCCGCCGTGGTGGGCGTGGTCGGGCTGCTGCTGCTCGGCCCGGTGCTGCTGCGCCAGCACCCCGGCACGATGGCGCTGTACACGGGGCTGGTGCTGCTGCTGCTCGTGTACATGCCGGCCAACACGGTGCGCGGGCTGGTCCTGGGGCGCGGTGACTTCGGCGCGCTGAACCTCGAGAAGTGGAGCGCCGTGGGCACCCGCCTGGTGCTCATCGTGGTGCTGGCCCTGACCGGCTCGCTCACCGTGGGCTCCGCGGCGTGGGTGACGCAGGGGACCGTCGCGCTAGCGGTGCTGGCGCTGCTGGTCTCGTTCCGGCGCGGCGGCCGCGGCCGCGCCGCACCGGGGGCGCACCGGACCACCACGCTGCGCGAGGTGGCCAGCTACGGCAGCCGGGTGTGGGTGGGCGGCCTGAGCGTGGTGCTCATCTACCGCGCCGACCAGGTGATCATGACGCCGCTCACGGCGGCGGCCCAGCTGGGCTACTACTCGGTGGCCGTGGCGGTGGCCGAGGTGCCGACCGCCGCGTTCGCGGCGCTGCGCGACATCGCCTTCTCCCGCACCGCGAGCCGGTCCGCCGACGACTTCATCCCCCGCTCGTGCCGGCTGGCGGTGCTGCTGGGCATCCCGTGCGTGGCCGTCGCCGTCCTGGCGGCTCCGCTGCTGGTCCGCGTGGTCTTCGGCGCCGACTTCGGCCCGGCCGCGCCGATGATGCAGGTGCTGCTGGTGGCGTCGCTGCCGGCCGGCCTCGCGAGCGTGTGCGGGGCGGGGCTGAACGCCCTCGACCGCCCGGGCACGCTGAGCGCCGTGCAGGCCGGCGTCGCCGTCCTCAACGTGGCCCTGACGTTCGCGCTGGTTCCCTCGATGGGAGGCATGGGCGCGGCCGTCGCCACGCTGGTGGCGTTCGCGGTGCTCACCGGCGTGACGCTGGGCCTGTACTGCCGCCTGTCGCACCACCGCGTCGGTGAGCTGCTGGTGCCGCGCGCGGACGACGCGCGGGCGCTGGTGGCGCTGCTGCGCCGCGCCCCCGCCTGA